Genomic segment of Variovorax sp. OAS795:
AGAGGTCGCCGGTCCAGGCCCATGAGCTTGGCGGCCGTCGATGCCGAGTGCAGCAGCTGGCGTGCGCCGGTCAACGCGATGTAGACGGAGGCGTCGCCCTCCGTCACCGTGCGCGGTGTCCCGTGTTGGATGACCTGGCCTAGCTGGAAGTCCTCAAAGTAGTTGCCCCGTCTATCTTTCTGCATAGTCTCCTCGTTGTTTACTCGAGCAAGGCGGTGCCGACGGTCGCCTCGGCGCCGTCGAGGTCTGAAACCCATAGCGCAAGGCTGCCTGGTTCACGCTGATGTCCGCAGACTTGAAAGCTATGCGTATCCATGATGGGCTTCTGCGCTTTGAACGTGAACTGGCGAATGCCCGCGTCAGGCAACTCGCGGCGGACCAGGTCGAGCATCAAGGTCGCCAGCAGCGGGCCATGAACAACCAGTCCGGCGTAGCCCTCCACCTCGGTGGCGTACGGCCTGTCGTAGTGGATGCGATGGCTGTTGAACGTCAGTGCCGAGTACCTGAAGAGGAGCGGCGCACTTGGTAGCACCGCGCGAGACCACAATGCCGGTGCTGTCCGCGGCGCAGCCTGGTGTGCGGCCTTGACCGCAACAGGGGCCGCGTCGCGATACACGATGTCCTGATCTTCGACGACCGCAAGAATTCCGTCGCAGAAGATCTCGTGGCGGACGTTCACAAAGAACATGGAGCCGCTGCGGCCTTCCTTGGGTTTGATGTCAGCGACCGTTGAGGTTCGGCGAAGTGCGGCCCCGATGCGCAGGGGGGCGTGGAAGGCCACCTGGCTGCCGGCCCACATGCGACTCGGCTTGGGGATGGGCGGTAGGAAGCCCCCTTTGTGGGGATGGCCGTCTTGCGAGAGTTCCGACGTGGGCGCACGCGGCAGGAAGTACAGCCAGTGCCAGAGCGGAGGAATGGCGGCTCCGACGTCGAGCGGCGTGGGGTGGTCGAGCGTCGCGGCCATGGCCCGAACCGGGGCCAGGGTGGCGACGTCGAGGCTCTCCTCGCTGCGACCAATCCAGCTGTCGTAGTCAATGGGGCTCGCGGCCTCGTGCGCCGTGGTCACGCTTGGCTTCCAGAAGCATCGGCGCCCGCAACGATGGCTTCATCATGGAGGCGTCCCACTTCGGCGGCGCTCAATTTCAGGACGTCGAGCAGGACCTCATCGGTGTGTTGTCCCAAAAGGGGGGCAGGAACAACGGGATGGCGGGTCGCTCCGAAGATGCGGGTTGCGGCGCCGGCCGCAAGGTGGTCGCCGACCCCCTGCGTTGTGACACGGTTGAATACTTCGTTTTGGGTGCTCAGCCGAGGATCCGCGGCCACGGCTTGTGCAACCGTCTGGTAGGGGCCCCAGCACACGCTGTGGGCGCGCAGCTGAGCGGCTACTTCATCGAATGTGCGAACGGCGCTCCAGGCCTGGAGGAGGGCCGCGATCGGCTCCCTGGCAGTGAAACGGTCTTCTTCCCTGCCGAAGTCGAAATCCAGCTTTTCCTCGAGGGCCCGGATGGCCGATTCCTGGCCGCTGGCTGCGACAAGGCTGCGCCACTGGTTCATGGAGATGGCAGCCACGTAGAACCGCTCACCATCGAGGGTGGTCAGGTCCTTGCCGAACGCGCCATAGAGGTAGTTGCCCGTCGACCTGCGGCCGGCGCCGAGAAGCTCAACCTCGGCTGTGAGGCCAAGGTTGGCGATGGTTGCGAAAGCGAGGTCCGATAGCGCAAGGCGAATCTCTGCGCCTTGGCCGGTGGCGCGTCGATTGGCTAACGCAGTGGCAATCGCGAAGGCTGCGTTGTACGCGCAAGCGACATCCCATGCGGGAAGTACATTGTTTACGGGTTCGCTGGGGTCCCCACTGCCTGTCAACGCGGGGTAACCCACGGCGCAGTTGACCGTGTAGTCGACAGCCGTCGAGCCGTCGGAGTTTCCTTCGATGGTGCAACTGATGAGGTCGGGCCTCGCCTGGGCCAGGGATGCGTGCGACAACCAGGGTGCCCCCAGGTTGGTGAGCAGAACACCGCCGTTGCTGCCCTCCTGTGCGATGAGCGCGCGGACGAGCTCACGCCCCTGCGGCTTGCGCACGTCGATTGCGACCGAGCGCTTGTGCTTGTTCAGCCCAGTCCAATACAGGCTCCTTCCGGCAGGCGAGAGGGGTTGACGGCGGTAGTCGATGCCGCCTCCTGGCACGTCGATGCGGATGACATCGGCCCCGAACTGCGCCAAGGCCATGCCGGCCAGTGGCGCGGCAATGAATGCCGAACTCTCGACCACGCGGATGCCGCCGAGCAGGTTGTAGTTCATGTGACTCCTTCGTGTGCATCAGCCCTTGGCGAACCCTTTCGAGGCTGTGCGGTGCGGAGGAATCTATCGGGCGGTCACTGCAAGCGCAATCGAAATTATCTGAATAACTGTGAAGAATAAACGCACAGTAGGTCAACGGAGCTGCGTCACTCATCGGCCACCACAAGTTCGCGCCCGGTGCCAGGGCGTTCGTCAGCGTCGGGGATGAGTTCTTTTAGCAGGCGCACGAGCTTCAATGACGCGGGCGACAGCTTGTGGCCCCGCAGAGTGTTGATGCACACCGTGCGCGACAAGGTGGGATTGGTGATGCGCAGCACGTAGGTGTTGGGGTCGCCGCGAGAGGGAAGGGTCACCTTCGGCAGGATGGCCGCCCCCAGGCCGGCATTCGCCATCGAGATGAGCGTTTGAGCTTGGGAGAACACGTATCGGGTGGTGAACCGAAGGTGGCGCTCTTTCATCGCATCTTCCAGCATGCCGCGCAGCGCCGTCGCCTTGCTAAGCATGAGCAGTGGCACGTTGCTCAGCGTCGCAAGCGAGATGGTCCGCTTTGCCGTCTTGAGGTATCGCCGGGGGACGAGCGCGTAGAACGGGTCTTCCATCACAGGCTCCATCAGGAACTCGCTCGACTCGATGGAGGGACCGATGCCGAAGTCCACCTCGCGCTTGCGGATGCTTTCAAACTGGGCGCCCGATGTCATTTCGTGCACGGCGACATCAATGCCGGGGTGTTCGCGCTCGAACGCGGCCAGCACCCGGGCAAGGCGGGTTTCCGCCACAGTCGGAGAGCATGCGAGGACAACCTTGCCGTGCTGGATGTCCGCGGTCTCGCGGATCTTGCGCAGGCCGATCTCGACCTCGTGGTACGCCCGGTGCGCGCACTCCATCAACTGCTCGCCCTCCGGCGTGAGGTAGACGTTGCGCGTTGTACGGTGGAACAGCGGGACGCGCAGCTGCTCCTCGAGTAGGCGAATCTGCGCGCTGACGGCGGATGCAGACCGAAACGACTTCTCGGCCGCCGCCCGAAAACTCCTCTCCTCCGCCACCAGCATGAAGGTCTGCAGTAGCTTGAGGTTGACGTTCATGGAGGCTTGTGTGTTCGGCGTCAGCATCGTTGTCTTTCTTCAGGGCATAGCGGAAGGCGTTTCCAGATTGTGCTGGAAAACTTCGGAATTGAACGAATAAATGCGATTGCCCGACGCGAGCTTGCTGCCTAGAGTTCGCTCCGTCAAAGCAACAAGCGTCAATGGGGACAACCGAAAATGAGCAACAGCGCAAACCAAAGCGGCCAGACGAGCTCGGTACGCGATGAACACACAGGGGCTATGCAAGGCCTGCGGGTCCTGGACATAGCGACCTTCGTGGCGGCTCCGTTCTGCGGAACCATCCTTGCGGATCTCGGGGCCGAGGTCATCAAGGTCGAACAGCCCAATGGTGGTGACTCGCTGCGCAAATTCGGCACCATCACCGAGTGCGGTGACAGCCTTGTCTGGCTCAGCGAAGCACGCAACAAGAAGGCCGTCACGCTGGACCTGCGCAAGCCGGAGGGTGTAGCGCTGTTCAAGCAACTGGTCGAGAAGTCCGATGTTGTCTTGGAGAACTTCCGTCCTGGCACCCTTGAGAAGTGGGGCATCGGTTTCGAAGACCTGCGCAAGCTGAATCCCAAGCTGGTCATGCTGCGCATCAGCGCGTACGGTCAGACCGGCCCGAAGCGCGGAGAACCAGGTTTCGCACGCATTGCACATGCGTTTGCCGGTCTGTCCTGGCTAGCAGGAGAAGCCGACGGCCCGCCAGTGGTCCCCGGTTCGACCTCCATGGCCGACTACATCTCCGGTATGTGGGGTGCCATCGGTGTGATGGCCGCGCTGCGCAACAGCGAGATCACCGGCCGCGGCCAATTCATCGACATCGGCTTGTACGAGTCCGTGTTTCGGCTCCTGGACGAGGTGGCACCAGCCTTCGCGAAGTACGGCATCGTGCGTGAGCGGATGGGTGCGGACACGGTGAACGTGGTTCCGCACAGCCACTATCAGACCGCCAGCGGAGAGTGGGTAGCGCTGGCCTGCACGAACGACAAGATGTTCGAACGGCTGGCCGTGGTGATGGACAAGCCCGAGTTGGCGAATACGTACCCAACAAGCGTCGTTCGCGTCGAAAACCGCGCGCTCGTCAATTCGCTGGTCGCCGAATGGATGGCGACGTACACGCTCTCCGAGGTCTTGGAGAGGACGCGTGACGGTGGTGTCCCTTGCGCCCAAATCTATTCCATCAAGGACATCTTCGAAGACGAGCAGTACCGCGCACGCGGCAACCTGCTCCACGTCTACGACCCGCGCGCTGGCGAGTTGGTGCTCCCGGCGCCGATGCCGCTCCTGTCAGAGACACCACCGCAGTTTCGGCATGCCGGCAGGGCGCTGGGTGCCGACAACGCCGAGATTTTTGGGGAGCTGCTCGGTTTGTCGGAGAAGCAACGTTCGGACGCTACCGCCGCGGGCGTCATTTGAAGCGCAATTGCACAAAGGAAACTGGAATGAACGCAGAAGAAATCAAGACCTACCGCATGTTCATCAACGGCGAGTGGGTGGACGCTGCCGATGGCGGCGCATTCGACACCTCGGAGCCGTACACCCGCAAAGTCTGGGCGCGTATTCCGCGCGCCCGGAAGGCCGATGCAGACCGTGCGGTGCATGCCGCGGCAGCGGCCCTGGACGGACCCTGGGGCAAGCTGACAGCGAGCGCGCGCGGCCTGTTGATGTTCCGCGTGGCCGACCTGATTGCGCGCGATGCCGAGAAGCTGGTCCGGATCGAAACGCGCGACAACGGCAAGCTCATCTCGGAGATGCGTGCCCAGGTCGGGTACCTGCCCCAATACTTCCGCTACTTCGGCGGGCTAGCCGACAAGATCGAAGGTGCCGTTTTGCCCATCGACAAGGCTGATACCTTCAACTACACAACGCACGAGCCGCTCGGCGTCTGCGTAGCCATCACCGCCTGGAACTCGCCGTTGCTCCTTGCGGTGAACAAGTTGGCACCGGGCCTGGCTGCAGGCAACACCTTCGTGCTGAAGCCGTCGGAGTTCACCTCCGCATCGGCCCTTGAGCTTGCCGCGCTATTCCATGAAGCAGGCTTCCCGCCGGGCGTGGTCAACGTGGTCACCGGATTCGGTGGCGAGGTCGGCGCGCCTCTCGTCGAGCATCCGAAGGTTGCCAAGGTGGCGTTCACGGGCAGCGAGACCGGGGGGCAGCGCATCTATGAAACGGCTGCACGCGACTTCAAGCATGTGACGCTGGAACTGGGCGGCAAGTCGGCCAACATCGTCTTCGAGGACGCGAACCTGGAAAACGCGGTCAGGGGTGCCATCTCGGGCATCTTCGCCGCGACGGGCCAGACCTGCGTCGCGGGCTCACGCCTGCTGGTCCAGCAGTCCATCCACGACGAGTTCGTGGAGCGCCTGGTCGACTTCGCCAGGAAGGCGCGCATCGGTGACCCGCAGCTGGACACCACGCAGGTCGGGCCAGTCACGACGTCGCCCCAGTACGAGAAGATTCTCGACTACATCAACATCGCCA
This window contains:
- a CDS encoding MaoC family dehydratase N-terminal domain-containing protein; its protein translation is MTTAHEAASPIDYDSWIGRSEESLDVATLAPVRAMAATLDHPTPLDVGAAIPPLWHWLYFLPRAPTSELSQDGHPHKGGFLPPIPKPSRMWAGSQVAFHAPLRIGAALRRTSTVADIKPKEGRSGSMFFVNVRHEIFCDGILAVVEDQDIVYRDAAPVAVKAAHQAAPRTAPALWSRAVLPSAPLLFRYSALTFNSHRIHYDRPYATEVEGYAGLVVHGPLLATLMLDLVRRELPDAGIRQFTFKAQKPIMDTHSFQVCGHQREPGSLALWVSDLDGAEATVGTALLE
- a CDS encoding CoA transferase → MNYNLLGGIRVVESSAFIAAPLAGMALAQFGADVIRIDVPGGGIDYRRQPLSPAGRSLYWTGLNKHKRSVAIDVRKPQGRELVRALIAQEGSNGGVLLTNLGAPWLSHASLAQARPDLISCTIEGNSDGSTAVDYTVNCAVGYPALTGSGDPSEPVNNVLPAWDVACAYNAAFAIATALANRRATGQGAEIRLALSDLAFATIANLGLTAEVELLGAGRRSTGNYLYGAFGKDLTTLDGERFYVAAISMNQWRSLVAASGQESAIRALEEKLDFDFGREEDRFTAREPIAALLQAWSAVRTFDEVAAQLRAHSVCWGPYQTVAQAVAADPRLSTQNEVFNRVTTQGVGDHLAAGAATRIFGATRHPVVPAPLLGQHTDEVLLDVLKLSAAEVGRLHDEAIVAGADASGSQA
- a CDS encoding aldehyde dehydrogenase, whose amino-acid sequence is MNAEEIKTYRMFINGEWVDAADGGAFDTSEPYTRKVWARIPRARKADADRAVHAAAAALDGPWGKLTASARGLLMFRVADLIARDAEKLVRIETRDNGKLISEMRAQVGYLPQYFRYFGGLADKIEGAVLPIDKADTFNYTTHEPLGVCVAITAWNSPLLLAVNKLAPGLAAGNTFVLKPSEFTSASALELAALFHEAGFPPGVVNVVTGFGGEVGAPLVEHPKVAKVAFTGSETGGQRIYETAARDFKHVTLELGGKSANIVFEDANLENAVRGAISGIFAATGQTCVAGSRLLVQQSIHDEFVERLVDFARKARIGDPQLDTTQVGPVTTSPQYEKILDYINIAKAEGAVCRLGGKAATGPEVGVGQFVEPTIFSGVSNSMRIAQEEVFGPVLSVIPFKDEDEAVAIANDSLYGLAAGIWTQDLRRAMAMPKRLKTGIVWVNMYRAVSYMSPFGGYKRSGVGRENGMDAVREYLQTKSVWISTSTETADPFVIR
- a CDS encoding LysR family transcriptional regulator, which produces MLTPNTQASMNVNLKLLQTFMLVAEERSFRAAAEKSFRSASAVSAQIRLLEEQLRVPLFHRTTRNVYLTPEGEQLMECAHRAYHEVEIGLRKIRETADIQHGKVVLACSPTVAETRLARVLAAFEREHPGIDVAVHEMTSGAQFESIRKREVDFGIGPSIESSEFLMEPVMEDPFYALVPRRYLKTAKRTISLATLSNVPLLMLSKATALRGMLEDAMKERHLRFTTRYVFSQAQTLISMANAGLGAAILPKVTLPSRGDPNTYVLRITNPTLSRTVCINTLRGHKLSPASLKLVRLLKELIPDADERPGTGRELVVADE
- a CDS encoding CaiB/BaiF CoA-transferase family protein, whose protein sequence is MSNSANQSGQTSSVRDEHTGAMQGLRVLDIATFVAAPFCGTILADLGAEVIKVEQPNGGDSLRKFGTITECGDSLVWLSEARNKKAVTLDLRKPEGVALFKQLVEKSDVVLENFRPGTLEKWGIGFEDLRKLNPKLVMLRISAYGQTGPKRGEPGFARIAHAFAGLSWLAGEADGPPVVPGSTSMADYISGMWGAIGVMAALRNSEITGRGQFIDIGLYESVFRLLDEVAPAFAKYGIVRERMGADTVNVVPHSHYQTASGEWVALACTNDKMFERLAVVMDKPELANTYPTSVVRVENRALVNSLVAEWMATYTLSEVLERTRDGGVPCAQIYSIKDIFEDEQYRARGNLLHVYDPRAGELVLPAPMPLLSETPPQFRHAGRALGADNAEIFGELLGLSEKQRSDATAAGVI